One Actinospica robiniae DSM 44927 genomic region harbors:
- a CDS encoding ISAs1 family transposase: MSSSLIEVVSGQLAAAGVEAVELDDGQVMALIEVLGLIPDRRRARGRRYRLGFLLAAALTAVLAGAKSMVEVVRRTRSADDEFLYRLGATGRNLRPADTTFGRALKVLDGDEVDMLCGSWLAGMLRSTERDALRPRNAGAQADGARLPVAAADGKSVRGAARPDGTRPHLVSLYRPEAGCVIGQVQVADKSNEIPALPDLLGRVDLTGLLVTADALHAQRATAEAVVAAGGHYLLFLKDNQPSILRQAQDLLAPGSHAEHERAGTSAETFDIGHGRRERRITRTAPCDGIDFPHAAQVIRITRRRAVGKAPGAGTKEVAYAITSLTSEQAGPVKLGQAAREHWGIEAMHHIRDVTWREDASRIRTGSTPRVMAGLRNLALALLKLLGWTNIAAATDHMRDHRNDTLALLGLSH; this comes from the coding sequence GTGTCATCTTCCCTCATCGAGGTCGTGTCCGGCCAGTTGGCCGCAGCCGGGGTGGAGGCGGTGGAGCTTGATGACGGACAGGTGATGGCCTTGATCGAGGTGCTCGGGCTGATCCCGGACCGGCGCCGGGCCCGGGGGCGGCGCTACCGGCTCGGCTTCCTGCTGGCCGCTGCGTTGACGGCGGTGCTGGCCGGGGCGAAGTCCATGGTCGAGGTGGTTCGGCGTACCCGCAGCGCCGACGACGAGTTCCTGTATCGGCTCGGCGCCACCGGCCGGAATCTGCGCCCTGCCGACACCACCTTCGGTCGGGCGCTGAAGGTGCTCGACGGGGACGAGGTGGACATGCTGTGCGGGTCGTGGCTGGCCGGGATGCTGCGAAGCACCGAGCGTGATGCCCTTCGCCCGAGGAACGCCGGCGCCCAGGCCGACGGGGCACGGCTGCCGGTGGCCGCCGCGGACGGCAAGAGCGTGCGCGGCGCGGCAAGGCCCGACGGCACCCGCCCGCACCTGGTCTCGCTCTACCGGCCCGAGGCCGGCTGCGTGATCGGGCAAGTCCAGGTCGCCGACAAGAGCAACGAGATCCCGGCGCTGCCGGACCTGCTCGGCCGGGTCGATCTCACGGGCCTGCTGGTTACCGCGGACGCCTTGCACGCCCAACGCGCCACCGCCGAGGCCGTCGTCGCAGCAGGCGGGCATTACCTGCTGTTCCTGAAGGATAATCAACCCTCGATCCTGCGTCAGGCCCAGGACCTGCTCGCTCCCGGTTCCCACGCCGAGCACGAGCGGGCCGGCACGAGCGCCGAGACGTTCGATATCGGCCACGGGCGGCGGGAGAGGCGCATCACCCGCACCGCGCCGTGCGACGGCATCGACTTCCCGCACGCCGCACAGGTCATCCGGATCACCCGCCGTCGCGCCGTAGGCAAGGCGCCCGGGGCCGGGACCAAGGAGGTCGCCTACGCGATAACCAGCCTCACCTCCGAGCAGGCCGGGCCGGTCAAGCTCGGCCAGGCCGCCCGCGAGCACTGGGGCATCGAGGCAATGCACCACATCAGAGACGTGACCTGGCGCGAGGACGCCAGCCGGATCCGCACCGGCAGCACCCCGCGCGTCATGGCCGGCCTCCGCAACCTCGCACTCGCGCTACTCAAGCTCCTGGGTTGGACCAACATCGCAGCCGCCACCGACCACATGCGCGACCACCGCAACGACACCCTCGCACTCCTCGGTCTCAGCCACTGA
- a CDS encoding IS4 family transposase yields the protein MSHSAVEGLSGRLTDHVSVGLLAAAVPRVVIDDAVAEFGRGAKRADAKLPAHVMVYFAMAMALFADEDYQEVLTRLTEVLKDWGRWDAGWECPGSGGITQARKRLGSDVVREVFEQVAQPVAGMLTRGAWLAGRRMVSIDGFEWDVPDSAANAGYFGYAGSGGNRSAFPKMRVVTLVECGSRAPIGADAGPCGGKGSGEQSAARRLYRFLDQDMLLLADRNFYSFADWCQASQTGAELLWRLGDTIALPLVAKLGDGSYTSVVFASRTSAKVREQVLAAARAGADLEEFEDRARLVRVVEYEVADRGTAGERELFCLLTTLLDARSAPAALLAAGYHERWEHEQANAQAKTVLRGPGKVMRSQSPDMVIQELYGYLLTHYAINSLICRAATEADIDPDRVKFTNAVRIIRRRIDDPAAFSP from the coding sequence GTGTCGCATAGTGCTGTGGAGGGCCTGTCGGGCCGTTTGACGGATCATGTGTCGGTCGGGTTGTTGGCGGCGGCGGTGCCGCGTGTGGTGATCGATGACGCGGTGGCGGAGTTCGGCAGGGGTGCGAAGCGGGCGGATGCGAAGCTTCCGGCGCATGTCATGGTGTATTTCGCGATGGCGATGGCGTTGTTCGCGGACGAGGACTATCAGGAGGTCCTGACCCGGTTGACCGAGGTCCTGAAGGATTGGGGGCGTTGGGACGCCGGGTGGGAGTGTCCCGGGTCGGGCGGGATCACCCAGGCGCGCAAGCGTCTGGGTTCTGACGTGGTCCGGGAGGTGTTCGAGCAGGTTGCGCAGCCGGTGGCGGGGATGCTGACGCGGGGGGCGTGGCTGGCGGGCAGGCGGATGGTCTCGATCGACGGGTTCGAGTGGGATGTGCCGGACAGTGCGGCGAACGCGGGGTACTTCGGGTACGCCGGTTCGGGCGGCAACCGGTCGGCGTTCCCGAAGATGCGGGTGGTGACGTTGGTCGAGTGCGGCTCGCGGGCTCCGATCGGCGCGGACGCGGGGCCGTGCGGCGGCAAGGGCAGCGGGGAGCAGTCCGCGGCGCGTCGGCTCTACCGGTTCCTCGACCAGGACATGCTGTTGTTGGCCGATCGCAACTTCTACTCGTTCGCCGACTGGTGTCAGGCGTCGCAGACGGGTGCTGAGCTGCTGTGGCGCCTGGGTGACACGATTGCGCTGCCGCTGGTCGCCAAGCTCGGGGACGGCTCGTACACCTCGGTGGTGTTCGCGTCGCGTACCTCGGCGAAGGTCCGTGAGCAGGTCCTGGCGGCGGCTCGGGCGGGGGCGGATCTGGAGGAGTTCGAGGATCGCGCGCGGCTGGTTCGGGTGGTGGAGTACGAGGTGGCGGACCGGGGCACCGCTGGGGAGCGGGAGCTGTTTTGCCTGCTGACGACGCTGCTGGATGCGCGCAGTGCCCCGGCCGCGCTGCTGGCGGCGGGATATCACGAGCGGTGGGAGCACGAGCAGGCGAACGCGCAGGCCAAGACGGTTCTACGGGGACCGGGGAAGGTCATGCGGTCCCAGAGCCCTGACATGGTGATCCAGGAGCTCTACGGCTACCTGCTCACCCACTATGCGATCAACTCCCTGATCTGTCGGGCCGCGACCGAGGCGGACATCGACCCGGACCGGGTGAAGTTCACCAACGCGGTCCGCATCATCCGCCGCCGGATCGATGATCCGGCGGCCTTTTCCCCCTGA